The following nucleotide sequence is from Chloroflexota bacterium.
CCAATATTACCCAGCAAAGCGTCGGGGCGGGCGGTGCTTCAACCATTACTCAACAGGTTGTGCGCTTGATCGTGCTGACCCCCGAGGAACGCCAAGATCCCAATATCTATAGCCGTAAGGTCAAAGAAATTATCTTGGCCCAAGAGTTGAACACGGTTTATAGCAAAAACGAAATTCTCGAACTGTATCTGAACGAAATTCCTTACGGCAACTTATCGTATGGTATTCAGGCCGCCGCCCAGAATTATTTCGGGGTTGATGCCAAAGATTTGGATATTGCCCAAGCGTCGTTGCTCGGCGGGATTCCCCAATTGCCCACGACCTATAATCCAATGCCGTGGCTCGACGATAATTTGCTGCTCAAAGGAATCAAATTACCCAAAGATGTTTGGATTGATCCGCTTTACGATTTGAGCAATGACATCAAAGGTGAGATTGCCCCACCCAAAGGTCGGCAAATCGAAGTGCTGCGCCAAATGGTCAAGAATAATTATCTGACCGAACGCGAAGCGCGGGCAGCAGTGGCTAAAGATTTACAGTTTGCCAAGCCTGAAGTCAGTTTATTAGCGCCACACTTTGTCTTTTATGTCAAAGATTATTTGCAACAACGCTATGGCGCTGAGGTGGTTTCAAATGGTGGTCTCAGCATCACCACCACCCTCGATTTAGAAACCCAAAATCTAGCCCAAACCATCGCCTATACCCGTATTCAAGAACTTAACGCCGATCGGCGCAATATTCACAATGCGGCGGTGGTGGTGATGCAGCCCAACACTGGCCAAATTTTGGGTATGGTTGGCTCGATTGGCTATGATCTTTCCGAAACCACCACAACCCCAGGCGAAGAGGGCAACGTGCTTGATGGCAAAGTCAATGTCACGACTGCTTTGCGCCAACCAGGCTCGGCTTTGAAACCATTCACCTATCTTTCGGGGATGGAGCAATACGTGGCAACTGATGGCGCAAGCGGGATCACTCCTGCCAGTGTGCTGTGGGATGTGCCAACGATTTTCAACCCACGCGGGGTCAAATACGAGCCGCAAAACTTTGATAATCAATTTCATGGGCCATTACGGGCACGGACTGCGGTCGCCAACTCGCTGAATATTCCAGCAGTCAAGGGCTTGAAGGCCGCTGGCATTCCCGAAACCCTTGATCTATTGCATCGGTTGGGCATTTCGCCGAATGTTTTGGCCAATGACCCAGGCTATTATGGTTTGGCGCTGACCCTTGGTGGTGGCGAAGTTACCCCATTGGATTTGGCGACAGCCTACAATACGGTTGCCAGCGGTGGCCGCTATTTTGCGCCAACCCCAATTCTCAAAATTACTGATGCCCGTGGCAAAACCTTGGAAGAATTCAAGCCCACGCCATTGGCCAACCCCGAAAGCGATACGGTCAGCGATACCAGCAAGTGTGTGATTCCTGAAGGCGAAGATTATCAATTGGGTGCGCGAGTTCCCAATGGGACTCAATGTGTTGATGGTCGTTTGAACTACATCATCACTAACATGATCAGCGATAACGAAGCGCGTCGCCCAATCTTCGGTCTGAATAGCATTTTGAAGCTCTCGCAACCATCGGCGGTCAAAACTGGGACAACCAACGACTTCCGCGATGCCTGGGCTTCTGGCTTTACGCCATTCGTCACCGTTACAGTTTGGACGGGCAATAACAACAACGAGCAAACCGCCCAAGTTGAAAGTACTCAAGGCGGTGGCGTGATTTGGGCACGCACGATGGAAGCCATTTTTGCCAATGAAAAGATCATGAATCGCTTGGCAGGTTTCTATGGTGGCATCGAAAATATGCCCCAAAGCTTCGAGAAATCCTATCCTGGGGTCTATCGCGAGAGCATTTGTGAAATTCCCGGGCCATTCGGTGGCCGCACCGACGAGCTGTTTATTGATGGCTTGGATGCTGGCGGCAAATGCGATCTCTACGAAAAAGTCTCGGTTGTGCGGCTAACCGTCACCGATGCTGAGGGCAAAGAAACCACGACCTACTGCCGTCCAGTCGAAGGTGCTGAGTATCCCGAAGGCGCAATTTCATCAATTTACGTTTGGAAGTTGCCCGAAAGCAACGACGACGAACGGATCGATCTCAGCAAATGGAAGGGCTACACATCGGATCGGGGCAATAGCGGCAACGACGAAGATGAGCCAGTTGCGCTTGATCCAGATAAGTTGCCTGGCTGCGATACGATTGCGCCAACCCCAACTCCAGGCACACCAACGCCTGATCCATTGACCCCAACCGTACCAGTGCTGGGGCCAGGTCAAGTTTTGATGCCTAATTTGGTTGGCTATGGCGAAAATCAAGCTCGCCAACAGTTGATGAGCTTAGGCTTTGCGCCTGATAAGATTGTGGTCGATTATCAAGGCCGTGATCGACTTGGACCTGTGTTTGATCAATATCCAGCCTATGCTGTGGTCAGCAGCCTACCCGGGGTTGGCTCGGTGGTTGATCTGAATACTGTGATTATTTTGGGCATTCGCTCGCCTGATGGTAGCCAGCCAACCACGGCTCCACCAGCGACAGGCCAGCCAACGACGGCTCCGCCACCAGTTAACCCAACTCCGGCCTTGCCATTGCCAACGCCGATTATCATTCAACCGTCGCCAGTTGAGCCATCGCCTGTGCCTGAGCAACCCCAACCAACTCCAGTGGTAACACCCTAAATTTCGTAATCGAGCGCTTGTCGTTACCAACAAGCGCTCGGCGTTTGGCATGTCGTGGCATAATGCCCTATAAT
It contains:
- a CDS encoding transglycosylase domain-containing protein, whose product is MRQTRNVISRRQRRTTRFIPSRLGNKQAPRPMGRRIVLAFVGLLVAGLVLMGVAGVAMAVTYNGIAANLKPRLDQIHTYTAFQPSKIYDRNGTLLYEFVGEGRRTPVNLDEVSKHLINATVAAEDASFFENPGVNYFSIARATYANITQQSVGAGGASTITQQVVRLIVLTPEERQDPNIYSRKVKEIILAQELNTVYSKNEILELYLNEIPYGNLSYGIQAAAQNYFGVDAKDLDIAQASLLGGIPQLPTTYNPMPWLDDNLLLKGIKLPKDVWIDPLYDLSNDIKGEIAPPKGRQIEVLRQMVKNNYLTEREARAAVAKDLQFAKPEVSLLAPHFVFYVKDYLQQRYGAEVVSNGGLSITTTLDLETQNLAQTIAYTRIQELNADRRNIHNAAVVVMQPNTGQILGMVGSIGYDLSETTTTPGEEGNVLDGKVNVTTALRQPGSALKPFTYLSGMEQYVATDGASGITPASVLWDVPTIFNPRGVKYEPQNFDNQFHGPLRARTAVANSLNIPAVKGLKAAGIPETLDLLHRLGISPNVLANDPGYYGLALTLGGGEVTPLDLATAYNTVASGGRYFAPTPILKITDARGKTLEEFKPTPLANPESDTVSDTSKCVIPEGEDYQLGARVPNGTQCVDGRLNYIITNMISDNEARRPIFGLNSILKLSQPSAVKTGTTNDFRDAWASGFTPFVTVTVWTGNNNNEQTAQVESTQGGGVIWARTMEAIFANEKIMNRLAGFYGGIENMPQSFEKSYPGVYRESICEIPGPFGGRTDELFIDGLDAGGKCDLYEKVSVVRLTVTDAEGKETTTYCRPVEGAEYPEGAISSIYVWKLPESNDDERIDLSKWKGYTSDRGNSGNDEDEPVALDPDKLPGCDTIAPTPTPGTPTPDPLTPTVPVLGPGQVLMPNLVGYGENQARQQLMSLGFAPDKIVVDYQGRDRLGPVFDQYPAYAVVSSLPGVGSVVDLNTVIILGIRSPDGSQPTTAPPATGQPTTAPPPVNPTPALPLPTPIIIQPSPVEPSPVPEQPQPTPVVTP